The Ailuropoda melanoleuca isolate Jingjing chromosome 15, ASM200744v2, whole genome shotgun sequence genomic sequence TGCTGGTGCCCTTGGCACTGAGTAAATGTTGCTGGAATGTCTTGAAGGACTGGCCCCAACCCTGGCTGTGCAGACAGCAGATCTTCCCCCTGTGCCTCTGGAGAGATGCTCCTCAGCCCGCCCCGTTCACTCCTGCCTGCCCAGGACTCACCGATCTGGTCATTGCCATTGCAGGAGGCGAAGTGCAGAGCGGTGCGGCCCTTGTCATCAGCTGCACAGGGATCCGCACCATCTTCCAGAAGCTGCTGCACTGACACCACCAAGACAGACGGGAAGGGGGACAGAGAGGCGGTGTTAGTTAAGCAGCAGCTCCTAGGGCATGAAGAGGGATGCTGCCAGGCAAGGCACTGATAAGGCAGGCGAGAGCTCATCCCGCCTGGATGCCGGCCTCACAGGGGACACCAAGACAAGGGCCTTGCTCTCCTGAGGGCATGTCTGAGGACCACAGATTCTGGCTGCTCAAACTCTGTGTCTAGGCATAGATCATCACAGAAGGATCTTGGCCCTCAGGGTCAGGAACTCTAGAGTCACAAAAACCCCGAGCACAGACTTTGGCCTCACATCCATTCCAGTTGGACACAACCGCCTGAGCTGTTGGGCAATGCTTCCTTTGCTCCTGAGGGGGGGCCCTTTGGAGTGGCCAGAGCACAGACATGGAGCCGCAGAGACTAAGTCCCAGGCTAAGCTGAGTAACAAAGAAAGGAGTACGTTGCCGGTAGTGTGGGGCAGGGGAAAGAGCCGGGCTGGGAGTAGGAAGGCCTGAATTTGGGTCCCAGTTCACCAGCAAATGGGAATAATTGCCCTGCCAATCTCCAGAGCTGCTATGATGAGAATAATGGATATGAAATGCCTTCTCTGCAAAACATGGAGCCATTATAAACCGTGAGGCATTACGTGCCACATGCGTATGTCCGACTGAAATGTACAAATTGCTGCCAAACATCATTTTAGAGCATCCAACAGTTTAGTCTCCGCCAGCAAACCTCTCAAGGACTCCAGACAAAGCCCAgaatcccctcctcctccttctcctcaggCTCAGGTAGCCACTCTGGCTCCCGCGTCTTCTTAGGGCCCTGTTCACCCTGCTACCCGAACGTGAACACGCTGTGCCATTTTAGAGCACGGGCGTGTACGCCGAGCAGCAGCCTGACCCCAGCCACCTGTCTGCTCAGCCCCTCGACCACCCAGCCAGGCACTGTGTCCATTTCACAAGCCAGGAGAAGCGTCCCGTTCTGTGAAGTGCCCCGGGTATGCTCATCCGGCTACCAGGAGGCAGCACTGGGATAGAAACCCAGGCTCCTCTGGCTCCAGAACTTCCGCCTCTCCAACTAAATACAGGACTTCAGGTTTTCTGGGggttttgtttcagaaaaatggTATCACTTTATATTCTTTGTCTCCAATTATATTGTAGGCTTTTTTCTTTCGTTTATCTTACTTAATACCTAGGACCAAGTTCGGACTTGTTCAGCAACATGAATGTTGTTGACTGATTGAGGAAATGAATAAAGGTGGCAGGAAAAGGTTTAtgagagtggaagagaaagaagagcttcCAGTTAGCTCAGGACATTCACTAAAAGATAGCCAGccaaagaaataagacaaagcTAAAAGAGTCCGTTCTCTTCTATGATTTGGGCAGTTAATAGTCTTCTTGGAAAGCCCTAAAGGCAGCACCTGTCAGAAGTCATCGAAAAATGCAAACCTTTTGATGTGATAACCCCACACCTGggaaattatcttaaaaatgagaaactggggctcagctggttaagtgcctgactcttgatttcagctcaggtcatgatctcagggttgtgcgattgagccccaagtcaggctctgtgctgagcatggaacctgtttaagattctctctccaaaaaaaaaaaaaaaaaaaaaaaaagattctctctccctttccttctgccctccccccaccaaatgaAAAACCACAGTGCAAATATATGACTAGCTAAATAACTCTTGCTTTGTTCCTCTGAAGTCAGAGTGGGCGTCCATTACAAATCGTGGTTATAACTGGAGAATGGAATTATAACATAATTCCTGCTTTTCACctaataagcttaaaaaaaaaaatcatacagccATGTATTCATTCTGtcaataggggaaaaaagatgtttCCCTTTTGAAAAAAACTTTTCATAGTTATGTGGGCTACAAAATTGTGTATCTGGCACAGTTTGCAAGCCCATAAAGAAAATTTCTCTGCATAGGAAAAAGGACTAGAAGGATAGTCACCAATATAGTTACAGAGATTAGTTCCTTTGCTGATTATGGGTGTTTTCCTTGCATATTTCCTTCATCTcccaaacattttaaatgtatataattttcatttaaatgaaaatatattatgatTTAACAATAGCAGGGCATCAATTTTATGTCCATTACGACTGCTCAACTGCACCAAAACCCCAACaaagtagagaaggaaaaggaaacacgAACTGTAAGAGAAAAGGAGTAAAGAGGCTAACCCCACATTCAGGGTCACCGTCAGGGTCCGGCAAGAGTCTGGTCAATCTGACAGCCACTTAGATTTGAACATGGGTGTGTTAGAGACTCTGACTGGAACATTGTAACATTTCTATCAAAACACTGAAACCACCACGTGAATACCTGACTCAAACTAGGCTTTCTGTGCAAGGGAAGTATGATTCAAATATTCTCCAGCCACACATTAGAGATAGTCAAAAGagaacatttatcatttttccttgaAAAGCTATCTTGGCTGCTGCTCAAATATTCCAGAATATTAAAGTTCCCGGAAAAGAGACCAAAGTGAAGAGAGTTGGAAAGCCCTCCAGTTGCCAGGCCTGCTCACTATGCTACGCCAGGCGTAAGGGAACCATTTCAAGGCCCATGGTTTAACACCCAGCCCCCCGAGGTAAATGACTTCCTCTCCACGCCGGCTGTAAACGGGCTCTCTGATCCCACGGCCCTCAAGCGACACTCATATCTCTGCTGACCACAGCACACCACCGAAACAGAATGATGTCCACTTGAGGTAGGTGGGATCGCGGCCTCCCAGATCTTTGTCCAAGCCTTAATCCTCAGAGTTTATTGGATATGTGACCTCATGCAGCAAAAACGACTTTGCAGATGAATAAGGTTAGGGACCTGGAGCTagaaagattatcctggattcttCAGACCCAAACTAatcacatgagtccttaaaaTTAGCGTACATTTCCCTGTGGTGTGAACCAGAGACACAGCAGCGTGAGGACTCAGTCCActgttgctgactttgaagatggagggagaagaccacgagccaaggaatgtgggtggcctGTAGAAGCTGGACACGGCAGGGAAACAGAGTCTCCCCTAGggcttccagaaagaaatgcagccctgctgacaacACCTTGCTTTCATCGTGGTGAGACCTGTGTTGggtttctgacctccagaattatGTGCTAAGAAATGTGTAttgttaaaaagtaataataaaaattaaaaaagaaaaagaaatttgttttgttttaaaccacgatgtttgtggtaatttgttgtagcagccctagaaaactaacatACGGATAAAATTACAAGTTTTCCCCTAGAACTTGACCTTGTGCTTCTGAGGGGCTACCGCCCTGTCAGCCAATGAACGCTGgggagcaacaacaaaaaaccaaaatggtgTCCTGCTGGGAGCCCCGCCCATTTCTTTCGGAtgttctgtcaaataaacgagtctgagaaccactgacccaACTACCGCAAAGCCTCGGTGAGCAGTTGAAGGTGGTGGCTTTATTCAGGTAGTGGCTCTGCCAGCAGTTACAGCTGACGGTTCCCAGTAACTGGAAGTTCTAAAAAGCTCCTGCTTGGCTGCTGGCTGCCAGGGATACAAAAGCAGACACTGTCCCAACATCAGGGAGCCCAGAGAGTGATGAACACTATGACATCAGGAAGTTCAGGGTGACAGAGAAGCATGGGAAGAGTAAGCATCTAAGCCGGACTTCTCTTTTGCGAGATGATTACAGTTATATTCTATATACAATGATCCAAGTCCGCAGGGTGAGCGGGCATACTGAATTCCAGCACTCTCTTCCCAGGAATGGGTGGCCCGGATTTTGCTTTCCCTAACCGGCCCGTGGAGCCGGACCTGCTTTGCACACTCACCTGTTTCCACATCGTTGGCATTGGCCGAGTCCCTCAGCCTCTTCAGAGCtgtgaagagaggaagagggttctagtgaaaaacaaaataaagcaaaacagtcATGATGAAGCTGACAGTGGATGGTTGCCTAGTTAATCCACCACTCACCCACAACAGCacgcaaagggaaagaaaggcaccAGGATACGAGAGACACTGGGAACAAGGAAAGACGGGAAATGCTGCAGAGCTAGTGCAAAAAGCCACATTCTGTAGCAAATCCTCCAAGGCCTTTGGAGCCAGATCTTGGCTCTGCCACGCCTAGTAGCTGggggaccttgagcaagtgagttaaccctcctgggcctcaggtttatcatctgaagaaaaaaaaaagttgagtccTGCCCTGAGAGCCCCGAGTTGCtgcaaagacaaaatgaaatgtttacatGGAAGCTCTGTGTGAGTCCGTCAAGCGGACAATTTTAAATGCTCCAAAAGAGGCCATTCCCAAATAACTTACTTAAATTTGGTAATTCCTAAGCAGAAACGTTTTTCTCCTACAATGACACTACCTCTGTATTAGAGGCTAATAGAGAACAATGCCTTTGTCATTGAAGAAATGGTGAAAATTGCAACCCAGATACATTTAATGATTCCTTACTTTTGTATAGCACTTTATGGTTTATAAAGCACCTTCAAATTCTCATTTAATCTCTACAGCATGACTAAGGTATGGGTGGAATCACAGATTGTCCTAAAAGAGACACTAAAAGGCCccattcttaaattttttcagGGCCTTGGTTTCCATGTCATCCACAACATGTGGAAGACGGTAACAGTGGACATACAAGAACAGGGGTTGAGTCTGGCAGACGTGGGTTCTAATTCCAGCGCCGCCACttaactagctatgtgacttgGAGCAaggtctctgaggctcagtttcctcttccataTAACGGGAACAGTATCTGGATCTCATTGCgttattgtgaggattagaaAGGATCACATACCACCCAACAGTGTTTGGCACGCAACAGAGGCAGAATAATCGCTACGGAGTCATCACCTTACTTAACTCCGGCAACATCCCCGTAAAGCAAGTACTGTACTCGTTTACGGACGAGAAAATGAAGGCTGAAAGGTTCTGCAGTTGGCCTACGGCTTCAACGAGGTAGAGGAGTCCAATCCCGGTCTGCGCATTTAAACAAGTTGGTAGAACTTGGCTACACGCTCTGGCCGCCCCTGTCTGCTAATAAAAGTATTCGCCAGCACCCCACTTCTTTTTTAATCTACTAATAAACGCCTGGAGTCATGAAAAGTTTCTATTCAGGAATTACCAAGTGCTTCAAGACTGTCTCTTTCACATTTCGCGGTCCTTAGCCGCTCTCCATCCAGCTTGCTACAGAAAGGAGCCTCAGGGGTCACTATGGGCCCAGAGCTCAGCCGCCCGAAGTCCCCGTCCTGAGGGGCCGGGGTAGGTCAGGGTCCCGGCGCTCGGCGGAGGGCCGGCCCCGCCTCCCGCCGCGCTCCTCACCGTGCACCTCCTTGCCCGTGGGCCCGAGCCGGCGGTGGGGCCTGGCGGCGCGCCTCAGCCGGCCGGCGGGAATCTTACAGCGCAGCTCATCTCGGGGCTCCGCGTCCTGCTGCCACAGGACATGGAGGTAGCGCAGCGGGGACTGGGCCCCACCGGACGCCCGGCCCGGGAGGCCCGCGCCGCCGCCCAGAGCGGACCCGAAGTCCGCGAAGGAGAAGAGGCCCTCGGGGCCCGTCAGCGGCTCCGGCGCCACGGCGCACTCGCCATCCGAGCTCGAGCGGCCCGAGCGCGGCTCGTCGTCCGCGCCCCCGGCGAAGGCTGCCATGGCAACGGCTCTGCGCGGGCCTGGCCGCCGGAGCCTCGTTCCCGACCGACCAACCGACCCGCTTCCTCCGCCCTAAGCCTCGCTGTCAGCGGGCGAGCGGGCGGGTCCCGCCTGCAACCACGGCAACCGAGCGGGGGGCGGGCTCCCGTCGCCAACAGCCAACCGGGCCTAGTTCGGGCGAGAGAATTGGTTTCCGGCAGTATGATTGACGGACATAAAAACCAATCACACTCCACACGCCCACGCCCTCGCCGTACGTCCCCACCGGAGCCAATAAAACAGCTAAGTTTAGGACACGgtctccgtctctctctcctccacccacccatttcccccaccaGGTCTTGGGAAAGATAACgggcagatgctttaaccaatCACTTTAAGATGAACTGCAGCCAATCACTAAGGAAAACGAAGAAGCCGCAAGATAGGGGTAAATACAGATTCATTTTAAAGCAATGAACTTACAAAAACGACTTCCTGGTGGGAAGTGCGTAGTGGAAGTAGGAAAGTAAGAATGTGTTAAAACTTGGGACTATTCCGCAAACTGAAGAGTAATAACTTCTAAATGCGAAAGGTCTCTCGGTAACCCCGGCACTGATCACTGACTTATAAAGAATTGTAATTCAACGTAATTGCCCCACAGCGACACTGCAGTCCGAGAGCCAGTCACCGAGCCAGGTAACTGTGTGTTACGTTCCAGACGCAGGATCAAGACTCGACACTCGCTGAGGTGCTCACAGCCCtatgggagaggagggagaccGAAACACGGAAGGGTTTCCTGCGCGGTGATGAGCTTAGCAACTCCTCTCACAAGCCAGTAACCCATAAACACTTATATAACGTGGACAAGGAGGaccatccctattttacagacgaGAAGTTGAAGCAAGAGAGACAAGGGACTTGTTTATGGATGCCCAGCTGTCTTTGGACCAGGGTTTTTGTCCAGcaaaatttcttccttctcattcaaCCCAGGAAAAATGTAATCGTTCTCTAACAGTtgaaaaacactttcaaaatttGTAGTGCTTTCAGAACACCACTGTGAGGTTTCTCCTGGTACTGTATGGAGACAAACGCTGTTTATCTCTTCTGCCCCATAACTGGTAAGTCCATACAACTCCACTTGCAGCTAGAAGGAaaccaaggaaagaaatgaacactGAATATATGTCATTTACCAAATGCTTGATATGTGTTACaccatttatttctcctttacaaGAACCTTAGCAGGTAGATATCATTATACCCACTTTGCCGATCAGGAAATTGAGGTCCTGAGATGTTATATGTACTCTTGTACAAGGTTAGAAAGTTGAAAAACTAGGATTTCAACCCCCAAAAGTCCTCTCTTTCCATCACACTGTTTTCTTTAATGAAGTGCCTGCTGGAAACCTGGTTCCAGAGAGTTTAAGCGACATCTGGGTATTTATACCTTATTCCTGCTGAATGTACCTGGAAATAACTTTATTACtcattcctcctctttttctatGTAATTGCCTCCAAAGTCGTCTTCATCCCTCCAATCTCTCTTTGTAGAATTCAAGGTGCACATGCTGCCTTTGTGTCTGTAGGATTTGCCTACCCACTGAGTTCAGGTTTAAAGtgcaaacctttttttttttttttttaaagattttatttatttatttgacagagatagagatagccagcgagagagggaaacacaagcagggggagtgggagaggaagaggcaggctcatagcagaggagcctgatgtggggctcgatcccagaacgccgggatcacgccctgagccgaaggcagacgcgtaaccgctgtgccacccaggcgccccgaaagtgcAAACCTTTTATCCTAGCAGTCAGCCATTGTCTTCCTCCTACTGGTGGGTCCGCAGTCAGTCAATCTAGTCTACTAAATATGTGTGCATTGCCACAGTCTTTTCATTTGAACGGGATCTCTAAACATgtactctcatttttatttattttatttatttatttatttttgtttttgttttaaagattttatttatttatttgacagagacagccagcaagagagggaacacaagcagggggagtgggaagggaagaagcaggctcccagcggagaatcCCGACgtggaccccgggatcacaccctgagccgaaggcagacgcttaacgactgcgccacccaggcgcccctaaacatgtactctcgtttttattttttatttatttatttatttatttatttatttatttatttatttatttatttatagagtttatttatttatttgacagccagcaagagagggaacacaagcagggagagcgggagagggagaggcaggcttcctgctgagcagggagcccgatgcggggctccatctctgaacgctgggatcatgacctgagccgaaggcagacgcttaacgactgcgccacccaggctcccctaaacatgtactctcatttttttttttaaagatttttttctttttatttgacagagatagagacagccagcgagagagggaacacaagcagggggagtgggagaggaagaagcaggctcatagcagaagagcctgatgtggggctcgatcccataacgccgggatcacgccctgagctgaaggcagacacttaaccgctgtgccacccaggcgcccctgtactctgatttttaaatcaactttgtTGAAGTATAAATTACATAGCCCTACCTTCTGTGTGTTACAAGAACCACTTATTACTTTGGATTAGAAGAATAGGATGTGGGTTGAATATGAATCCAGTTAGCCTCGGGCTCAGAGCTTTGGACTGGAACTTGAGCCGTATTCCCCCATAACGCCTGGCTTAGCATCTGGCGCCACCACACTGTAACTatttgactgactgactgactgattcattgaatgaatgaatgagtaaagataGTATAGCCCGGTGGGTAAAACCATCAGCTTTGGAGGATAGCCCAGTGGGTAAAAACATCAACTTTGGCTATGCTTTGAGCAAGTGACTttccttttctgagcctcagtggaGGTAATAGCAGTACCAATATCATGTAGTTATCACAAGACTAAATGATATGATGTGAGTAAAGCAGAGCTTGGCTCAGAGTGCTCAAACAATGGTAGCTAGTGCTGTTATTATAATAAACAAGGGTTGAATGCAGCCTAGGGCCCATGCGAATCCTATGCAACATTGGGCCCATCACACTGGCTTGAACTTGACCTAAGGGTACTGCAGGCATTCATActagtcatttttatttggttaatCAGCAAATAAAACGTGAAGCACTTGGTGGGAgacaaagaaaatacttttaatgtTTGCCTTTTGGAAAAAGTTTCTACCTGGGAATCCAGGGACTTAGCCTCAAAGTCCCATCTGGCCCAAACTCACCTCATGTTGTGGGGTTAAGTGTTTCCTTTCTTCAGGCCTCCCTCTTCCTGTAAGAAGGTATTGTTCCAGGTTGGATGTTGACACTGGCTCAGGCTGGATTCAGTCGGACTTTCCTTTCATCCTTTCCCTCATTCTGTTGGCCTTCACAGTATTTTAGAGCAATTTGAACTGAtggccaacatttaaaaattgagagctttcacagatatttttaaaatttccagattCTTTAGAAAATGGGGAGCTATGGCAGTACAGGACCAGCCCTCCCACATGGCAACAGAGGGCTGGAGCTGCACAGCAACTTTTCCCTTTCAATGGAACATGGTGCTGTGgtttgccacagtccccaccactacCTCTTGCGGCTTAAAGGCAGTTGCCCTTTCTCACCGTATTGTGCTATTGTTTTTCTTAGAGGTAAcaggaaatgaatatatttcttgtCTTCATTAAACAGGGAATAATGAAAACTAGTGTGGAGGGAAATGATCTAGTATCTGAAAATATGTCATATGGTGATTACGTGCCTTTTTAATATCGTGCTAGAGGATTACTCGTGAACCCACATAAGAGCCATCTGACTCTCTGGGGAAATTTAACTTTGACGCACAATCGATTAGCATCCAGTGATGGTTTCTAACTCTGTAAAGTTAGAAGTCAGCTtgtaggggggcacctgggtggcacagcggttaagcgtctgccttcggctcagggcgtgatcctggcgttatgggatcgagccccacatcaggctcttccactatgagcctgcttcttcctctcccactccccctgcttgtgttccctctctcgctggctgtctatctctgtcgaataaataaataaaatctttaaaaaaaaaaaaaagaagtcagctTGTAGGAAACTGATAAGGTGCAATAATTTCTGAATGCCTGATGAAGGAAATAATCCCAAAGGTCACAGATGTATAGCCCTATGGGGTGTGAAATGTGATCAAACATTGTAATTCAGTATTCTTGAACTCTTCTCAAATTCTTAAGAACCAAGCTCTTAAATAATGCTCTTTATTGATATGAGAAatacatctttaatttcttaaaggtATTAATCTCTTGTCATCATGTAAGttccaaaattgttttggttaGGTATTTGTTATTAATgttaattacaatttaaaaatcaaattttttgaGGTATGAATTACCTACAATAAAATCCccacattttggggcacctgggtggttcaggcggttaagcgtctgcctttggctcaggtcatgatcccagggtccagggattgagtcctgcattgggctccctgctcagcagggagcctgcttctccctctccctctgcctccagctctgcctgcttgtgctctctctcactctccctgtcaagtaaatcaataaaatcttaaaaaaaNtttaaaaaaaaaaaaaaaaaaagagagagagacaacaggcCCCAAAGGGAGTCACTTGtactaagccccacatcagcaaaccaatacttaatacctaacctaattgtGGCTTCAAACCTGcccctcaacccccccccccagaatgtACCCTTTAACCAGTCACCGTAGAGCTACCTAGTCAGCACTGTGATATAATCTGCCAGACAGAATGCTTCTGTTCCCCTTAGGAAGGAGATCTTGCCTGCAAGTGTATAttctttgcaaataatttttttccgccccctttctgcctttataaaaaaacttctttaaaaatgtacattatttctctttctcttcaagtTATAAATCTtaccatcttttttatttttatttttatttttattttttaaagattttatttatttattcgacagagatagagacagccagcgagagagggaacacaagcagggggagtgggagaagaagaagcaggctcatagcggaggagcctgatgtggggctcgatcccacaacgccaggatcacgccctgagccgaaggcagacgcttaactgctgtgccacccaggcgccccttaccatcttttttaaaaaaggttttatttatttgagagaggagagagaacatgagctgggggagggccagagggagaagcagactccccgctaagcagggagcctgatgcagggcttgatcccaggattccaggatcatgacctgacctgaaggctgatgcttaaccgattgagccacccaggcacccctgtttttttaatttttttttaaagattttatttatttattcgacagagatagagacagccagcgagagagggaacacaagcagggggagtgggagaagaagaagcaggctcatagcggaggagcctgacgtggggctcgatcccataacgccgggatcacgccctgagccgaaggcagacgcttaaccgctatgccacccaggcacccctgtttttttaattttttaaacagattcatttatttgagagagagagtgcgcatgcacacacatgtcagggaggagcagagggagagagaatccttatgCAGACTCCTGGATTAACGTGGAGCTAaggcagggcccgatcccaggaccctgagataatgacttgaacagaaatccagagtcagatagttaaccgaaccacccaggccctATCCCCCACTTTCTGCCTTTTAAAACCTTTCCTTGTCCACAGCTCAACGGAGCTCTTTTCTATTGCCAGATGGGCTACTGCCCCATacatgaattgttgaataaagccaactTGATCCTTAAATTTACCGTTCAATTTGTGTTATGAACAGTGGGCAAGAACAATAGTCTTAATGTCCACGGTGAAGAAGGGATACAACTTAGCATGTCGAGAAACAGCCTTCTACTTcactgttcttgtttttttttggttttttgttttttttctatctaGAGGACTCCTTGTACCAGAACACCCCTAAGGAGCCTGTAGTTCTGCCTTGTAGAGACTGAGCTACTGCTCTCCCAGGGCCCATATACTACTGCAGTAAAAGGGGGGTGGCAGGGGTTTCAAGACCATGCTCAAGAGAGCAAAATAAGCAGGACAGTAAGTGAACAAATGCAGGTTTCTTGGGAAGAGGAACTTGGAATGAACCTCCTTGAAGAGACCACACAGACTGTAAAATATAagtaatggcttttttttttttaagattgtatttatttatttgacagagagacagccagtgagagagggaacacagcaggggagtgggagaggaagaagcaggctcccaacagaggagcccgatgtgggactcgatgtgggactcgatcccggaactccgggatcacgccctgagccaaaggcagacgcttaacaactgcgctacccaggtgccccggtaatGGTTTTTCTGAGTCAGAGAGTTTCCTGCCTCAAATCCCAGGCAAAAGAAGATCAAGAGAATCAGGGCAGCTTTTCAGCTGCTGAATCCTCTCAACGACTCCCCCAGG encodes the following:
- the ANKRD54 gene encoding ankyrin repeat domain-containing protein 54 isoform X1; the protein is MAAFAGGADDEPRSGRSSSDGECAVAPEPLTGPEGLFSFADFGSALGGGAGLPGRASGGAQSPLRYLHVLWQQDAEPRDELRCKIPAGRLRRAARPHRRLGPTGKEVHALKRLRDSANANDVETVQQLLEDGADPCAADDKGRTALHFASCNGNDQIVQLLLDHGADPNQRDGLGNTPLHLAACTNHVPVITTLLRGGARVDALDRAGRTPLHLAKSKLNILQEGHSQCLEAVRLEVKQIIQMLREYLERLGRHEQRERLDDLCTRLQMTSTKEQVDEVTDLLASFTSLSLQMQNMEKR